Proteins co-encoded in one Oreochromis aureus strain Israel breed Guangdong linkage group 3, ZZ_aureus, whole genome shotgun sequence genomic window:
- the LOC120433435 gene encoding mucin-22-like, translating to MGAGRAMTVLLTILAVAKIENVTTTTGSTVDTTPETAATTTTVSTASTTTENVATTTTGSTVGTTTETVATTTGSTAPTTTTATTASTTTEGTAETAETTETTALTTTEGTTATTAATASTTSEGTTATTALTTTEGTTATTPSTTTEGTTATTESTTAEDSTATAETTITTYSTTTEGSTATTASTTTEGTTETTERTATIASTTSEGSTATTETTATTETTATTASTTIEGTTATTALTTTEGTTATIASTTTEGTTATTPSTTTEGTTTTTESTTTEDSTATAETTVTTYSTTTEGSTATTETTATTESTTTEGATATTAATASTTSESTTATTALTTTEGTTATTASTTTEGTTETTERTATIASTTSEGSTATKETTATTETTTAEGTTATTALTTTEGSTATTETKATTVSEATTASPTTEGSTASTASTTTEGTTVTTAQTTTEVLTETAETTAITASTTTEGSTATTETTATAASTTTEGTAETTETIATTASTTIEGTTATTALTTTEGTTATIASTTTEGTTATTPSTTTEGTTATTESTTTEDSTATAETTVTTYSTTTEGSTGSTETTATTESTTTEGATASTETTVTTALTTTEGSTATTETTATTALTTTEGTTARNAATASTTTEGTTTTTALTTTEGTTETTPSTTTEGTTETTETTATSASTTAEGSTATTETRATTASTTIEDTTATTALTTTEGTTATIASTTTEGTTATTPSTTTEGTTATTESTTTEDSTATAETTVTTYSTTTEGSTATTETTATTESTTTEGATATTAATASTTSESTTATTALTTTEGTTATTASTTTEGTTETTERTATIASTTSEGSTATTETTATTETTATTETTTAESTTETTALTTTEGSTATTETKATTVSEATTASTTTEGTTATTGLTMTEGTTESTETTATTETTATTASTTSEGTTATTALTTTEGTTANTASTTTEGTTATTALTMTEGTTESTETTATTETTATTASTTSEGTTATTALTTTEGTTATTASTTTEGTTETTERTATIASTTSEGSTATTETTATTVSEATTASPTTEGSTASTASTKTEGTTATTALTTTEGSTATTETKATTAPEATTASPTTEVSTASTASTTTEGTTETTALTTTEGSTATTETKATTVSEATTASPTTEGSTASTASTTTEGTTATTALTTTEGSTATTETKATTVPEATTESTTTEGTTATTAVTASTTREGTTATTALTTTEGTTATTPSTTTEASTGSTETTATTESTTTEGTTSTTAVKASTTTEGTTATTPSTTEGTAASTESTTTKSLTATTETTATTALTTTEGTTSTTASTTSVGTTEPTKTSATTLSTTTEGSTATTASTTTEGTRTTTTSTTTEGSHATTETTATKETATTVTEATTASITTEGSTATTETTGTTHSTTTEGLTATIATTGRVTTATEAPTTAIITSTTEGSTATTETTAIAVLKTEVSSATTATTTATTTAAATTTTTTTTTTTTTTTTKPLEPFYQARFPSFRFITVTAFSNGSIVNDMDIGFALSLVPNANEIAQVLIDAAKKTPFDIETSSIFVNGTLVKFFTPVKK from the exons ATGGGTGCTGGTCGAGCCATGACTGTTTTGTTAACCATTTTGG CTGTTGCAAAAATAGAAAACGTGACAACAACAACTGGTTCAACTGTGGATACAACACCAGAAACtgcggcaacaacaacaactgtttCAACTGCgtcaacaacaacagaaaatgtggcaacaacaacaactggttCAACTGTGGGAACAACAACAGAAACTGTGGCAACAACAACTGGttcaactgccccaacaacaacaacagcaactacagcatcaacaacaactgaaggtacAGCTGAAACTGCAGAAACAACAGAAACTACAGCAttaacaacaactgaaggtacAACTGCAACTACAGCAGCTACAGCATCAACAACAAGTGAAGGTACAACGGCAACCACAGCCTTAACAACAACTGAAGGCACAACAGCAACCACACCATCAACAACTACTGAAGGTACAACGGCCACTACAGAATCAACAACAGCTGAAGATTCAACAGCAACTGCAGAAACAACAATAACTACATAttcaacaacaactgaaggttcAACTGCAACTACAGCATCAACAACTACTGAAGGTACAACTGAAACTACAGAAAGAACAGCAACTATAGCATCAACGACAAGTGAAGGTTCAACTGCAActacagaaacaacagcaactacagaaacaacagcaactaCAGCATCAACAACAATTGAAGGTACAACGGCAACCACAGCCTTAACAACAACTGAAGGCACAACAGCAACTATAGCATCAACAACTACTGAAGGCACAACAGCAACCACACCATCAACAACTACTGAAGGTACAACGACCACTACAGaatcaacaacaactgaagaTTCAACAGCAACTGCAGAAACGACAGTAACTACATAttcaacaacaactgaaggttcAACTGCAActacagaaacaacagcaactaCAGAATCAACAACAACGGAAGGTGCAACTGCAACTACAGCAGCTACAGCATCAACAACAAGTGAAAGTacaacagcaaccacagccttgACAACAACTGAAGGTACAACAGCAACTACAGCATCAACAACTACTGAAGGTACAACTGAAACTACAGAAAGAACAGCAACTATAGCATCAACAACAAGTGAAGGTTCAACTGCAACtaaagaaacaacagcaactacagaaacaacaacagctgaagGTACAACGGCAACCACAGCATTAACAACGACTGAAGGTTCAACTGCAACTACAGAAACAAAGGCAACAACAGTTTCTGAAGCAACtacagcatcaccaacaactGAAGGTTCAACTGCAAGTacagcatcaacaacaactgaaggtacAACAGTCACTACAGCACAAACAACAACTGAAGTTTTAACTGAAACTGCAGAAACAACAGCAATTacagcatcaacaacaactgaaggttcAACTGCAActacagaaacaacagcaactgcagcatcaacaacaactgaaggtacAGCTGAAACTACAGAAACAATAGCAACTACAGCATCAACAACAATTGAAGGTACAACGGCAACCACAGCCTTAACAACAACTGAAGGCACAACAGCAACTATAGCATCAACAACTACTGAAGGCACAACAGCAACCACACCATCAACAACTACTGAAGGTACAACGGCCACTACAGaatcaacaacaactgaagaTTCAACAGCAACTGCAGAAACAACAGTAACTACATAttcaacaacaactgaaggttcAACTGGAAGtacagaaacaacagcaactaCAGAATCAACAACAACGGAAGGTGCAACTGCAAGTACAGAAACAACAGTGACTACAGCAttaacaacaactgaaggttcAACTGCAActacagaaacaacagcaactacagcattaacaacaactgaaggtacAACAGCAAGAAATGCAGCTacagcatcaacaacaactgaaggtacAACGACAACCACAGCCTTAACAACAACTGAAGGCACAACAGAAACTACACCATCAACAACTACTGAAGGTACAACTGAAActacagaaacaacagcaacttCAGCATCAACAACAGCTGAAGGTTCAACTGCAACTACAGAAACAAGAGCAACTACAGCATCAACAACAATTGAAGATACAACGGCAACCACAGCCTTAACAACAACTGAAGGCACAACAGCAACTATAGCATCAACAACTACTGAAGGCACAACAGCAACCACACCATCAACAACTACTGAAGGTACAACGGCCACTACAGaatcaacaacaactgaagaTTCAACAGCAACTGCAGAAACAACAGTAACTACATAttcaacaacaactgaaggttcAACTGCAActacagaaacaacagcaactaCAGAATCAACAACAACGGAAGGTGCAACTGCAACTACAGCAGCTACAGCATCAACAACAAGTGAAAGTacaacagcaaccacagccttgACAACAACTGAAGGTACAACAGCAACTACAGCATCAACAACTACTGAAGGTACAACTGAAACTACAGAAAGAACAGCAACTATAGCATCAACAACAAGTGAAGGTTCAACTGCAActacagaaacaacagcaactacagaaacaacagcaactacagaaacaacaacagctgaaagTACAACGGAAACCACAGCAttaacaacaactgaaggttcAACTGCAACTACAGAAACAAAGGCAACAACAGTTTCTGAAGCAACTacagcatcaacaacaactgaaggtacAACAGCAACCACAGGCTTAACAATGACTGAAGGTACAACTGAAAGTACAGAAACAACTGCAActacagaaacaacagcaactaCAGCATCAACAACAAGTGAAGGTacaacagcaaccacagccttaacaacaactgaaggtacAACAGCAAATacagcatcaacaacaactgaaggtacaacagcaaccacagccttaACAATGACTGAAGGTACAACTGAAAGTACAGAAACAACTGCAActacagaaacaacagcaactaCAGCATCAACAACAAGTGAAGGTacaacagcaaccacagccttaacaacaactgaaggtacAACAGCAACTacagcatcaacaacaactgaaggtacAACTGAAACTACAGAAAGAACAGCAACTATAGCATCAACGACAAGTGAAGGTTCAACTGCAActacagaaacaacagcaactaCAGTTTCTGAAGCAACtacagcatcaccaacaactGAAGGTTCAACTGCAAGTACAGCATCAACAAAAACTGAAGGTACGACGGCAACCACAGCAttaacaacaactgaaggttcAACTGCAACTACAGAAACAAAGGCAACAACAGCTCCTGAAGCAACtacagcatcaccaacaactGAAGTTTCAACTGCAAGTacagcatcaacaacaactgaaggtacGACGGAAACCACAGCAttaacaacaactgaaggttcAACTGCAACTACAGAAACAAAGGCAACAACAGTTTCTGAAGCAACtacagcatcaccaacaactGAAGGTTCAACTGCAAGTacagcatcaacaacaactgaaggtacGACGGCAACCACAGCAttaacaacaactgaaggttcAACTGCAACTACAGAAACAAAGGCAACAACAGTTCCTGAAGCAACTACAGAATCAACAACAACGGAAGGTACAACTGCAACTACAGCAGTTACAGCATCAACAACACGTGAAGGTacaacagcaaccacagccttaACAACAACTGAAGGCACAACAGCAACTACACcatcaacaacaactgaagcCTCAACTGGAAGtacagaaacaacagcaactaCAGAATCAACAACAACGGAAGGTACAACTTCAACAACAGCAGTTAAagcatcaacaacaactgaaggtacAACAGCAACTACACCATCAACAACTGAAGGCACAGCTGCAAGTACAGAATCAACAACAACTAAAAGTTTGACTGCAActacagaaacaacagcaactacagcactaacaacaactgaaggtacAACATCAACCACAGCCTCAACAACTAGTGTAGGTACAACTGAACCTACAAAAACATCAGCAACTACATTGTCAACGACAACTGAAGGTTCAACTGCAACTacagcatcaacaacaactgaaggtacaagaacaactacaacatcaacaacaactgaaggttcACATGCAACTACAGAAACTACAGCAACAAAAGAAACAGCAACTACAGTAACTGAAGCAACTACAGCATCAATTACAACTGAAGGTTCAACTGCAACTACAGAAACAACAGGAACTACACAttcaacaacaactgaaggttTAACTGCAACTATCGCAACAACTGGCAGAGTAACTACGGCAACTGAAGCTCCAACAACAGCAATTATAACGTCAACAACTGAAGGTTCAACTGCAACTACAGAGACAACAGCAATtgcagttttaaaaactgaagtttCAAGTGCAACTACAGCAACCACAACGgctacaacaacagcagcagcaacaacaacaacaacaacaacaacaacaacaacaacaacaacaacaacaaagcca